From Deltaproteobacteria bacterium HGW-Deltaproteobacteria-2, one genomic window encodes:
- a CDS encoding KaiC 1 — translation MVKKKHNDVILKKCPTGIKGLDEITKGGLPKGRPTLICGSAGCGKTLFSMEFLMRGAMDYGEPGVFMTFEETPEDLAKNFMSLGFDLHDMVKRGLIATDHVYIERSEIEETGEYDLEGLFVRLGSAIDSIGAKRVVLDTIEALFSGLSNTGIIRAELRRLFHWLKERGVTAIVTGESGDKTLTRYGLEEYVADCVILLDFRIDEQISTRRLRIVKYRGSSHGADEYPFLIDESGISILPITSLGLDYPVSRQRIATGIPKLDAMFEGKGFYRGSTILVSGTAGTGKTSMSATFADAACRRGERCLYFAFEESPSQIIRNMGSIGIDLTRWVKKGLLKFHSARPSLYGLEMHLVTFHKVIDEFQPQVFVVDPISNLSAAGTPSEVKSILTRLIDHLKMKNITTYLTDLNHFGSSLEHTSEEISSLIDTWLLLRDIELNGERNRGLYILKSRGMAHSNQIQEFLLTNQGIDLIDIYTGSGEVLTGSARAAQEAGEKASELAARREAERRLREQERKRNALETKIAALRAEFDVETQEVQLMAEEEQKRQAMLAQDRLVMAHLRKGKTSAPQTKHSKKKRERSMR, via the coding sequence ATGGTTAAGAAAAAACATAATGATGTTATTCTCAAAAAATGCCCGACGGGCATCAAGGGGCTCGATGAAATCACGAAGGGAGGGCTACCGAAGGGCAGGCCAACACTGATCTGCGGCTCTGCGGGTTGCGGCAAAACACTTTTCTCCATGGAATTTCTCATGCGGGGCGCCATGGATTACGGTGAGCCCGGGGTCTTTATGACCTTCGAGGAAACGCCGGAAGATCTTGCGAAGAACTTCATGTCTCTCGGATTCGATCTTCATGACATGGTGAAACGCGGTCTCATCGCCACTGATCATGTTTATATCGAGCGCAGTGAGATTGAAGAGACAGGTGAGTACGATCTGGAAGGATTGTTCGTCCGCCTGGGCAGTGCCATTGATTCCATCGGAGCAAAACGGGTTGTCCTGGATACCATCGAAGCGCTTTTCTCCGGGCTGTCTAATACCGGTATCATCCGCGCAGAACTCAGAAGGCTTTTTCACTGGTTGAAAGAGCGCGGTGTAACCGCCATCGTTACGGGAGAAAGCGGCGACAAAACGCTGACACGCTACGGGCTTGAAGAATACGTGGCCGATTGCGTGATCTTACTCGATTTTCGCATTGACGAACAAATTTCCACGCGCCGTCTGCGTATTGTCAAGTACCGCGGATCATCTCATGGCGCCGACGAATACCCTTTCCTGATTGACGAAAGCGGCATCTCTATCCTGCCCATCACTTCTCTGGGACTCGATTATCCTGTTTCCCGCCAGCGCATCGCCACGGGCATCCCCAAGTTGGATGCCATGTTCGAAGGGAAGGGGTTCTATCGGGGCAGCACCATTCTTGTCTCGGGTACAGCGGGCACCGGCAAAACAAGTATGTCTGCCACCTTTGCCGACGCCGCCTGCCGGCGTGGTGAGCGCTGCCTGTATTTTGCTTTTGAGGAATCGCCCAGCCAGATTATCCGGAACATGGGCTCCATCGGCATCGATCTCACACGATGGGTGAAGAAGGGGCTGCTCAAGTTTCATTCCGCTAGGCCTTCGCTTTACGGTCTGGAGATGCATCTTGTCACCTTCCACAAAGTGATCGATGAGTTCCAGCCCCAGGTTTTTGTCGTTGACCCGATCAGCAACTTAAGCGCCGCGGGAACACCATCAGAGGTCAAATCAATCTTAACGCGCCTGATCGACCATTTGAAGATGAAAAATATCACAACTTACCTTACGGACCTCAACCATTTTGGAAGCAGTCTTGAGCACACCAGCGAAGAGATATCTTCTCTGATCGATACATGGCTGCTACTGAGAGATATCGAACTCAATGGAGAGCGTAACCGGGGCCTCTATATTTTGAAGTCCCGCGGCATGGCCCACTCCAACCAGATTCAGGAATTCCTGCTCACGAATCAGGGCATTGACCTGATCGACATCTATACCGGTTCGGGCGAGGTATTAACCGGCAGTGCCCGGGCAGCTCAGGAAGCCGGGGAAAAGGCCTCTGAACTGGCAGCACGGCGAGAGGCGGAACGCAGGCTCCGCGAGCAGGAGCGCAAGAGAAATGCCCTGGAAACAAAGATTGCCGCGCTGCGTGCCGAGTTTGATGTGGAAACACAAGAGGTGCAGTTGATGGCGGAAGAAGAGCAAAAAAGACAGGCTATGCTGGCCCAGGATCGCTTGGTTATGGCGCATCTGCGCAAGGGGAAAACTTCGGCTCCGCAGACGAAGCATTCGAAAAAGAAGAGAGAAAGGAGCATGCGCTGA